A genome region from Penicillium psychrofluorescens genome assembly, chromosome: 3 includes the following:
- a CDS encoding uncharacterized protein (ID:PFLUO_004399-T1.cds;~source:funannotate) yields MSPLKVFVCGATGTQGGALIDNLVGHGTEIHAITRNIKSEIAQKIQSQGVALTEGDFDNEESLKKSMTGCTTLFLNLQPNHTNLTVEPEQAQRVLSVAKESGVEHVIYSSVLGATNIERIPHCDPNGLVGKILLSKEAIEKQVRQAGFKQWTIARPGNFMSNYLNPLVRMYQGLVETGTFTTALSRETVIHMVDPNDIGKLAAAAAKDPVKFDRKEIEIMSEMMRVEEVMRDLSAATGKDLKANFLSEKELKEQIPRNPLLGAQMAMRDMPQLVRPEQVKCWEIELGTFAQFLEREKVRVEETYL; encoded by the coding sequence ATGTCCCCTCTGAAAGTCTTCGTCTGCGGTGCAACCGGCACCCAAGGAGGTGCTCTTATCGACAATCTAGTTGGACATGGAACTGAAATCCATGCCATCACCAGAAACATCAAATCCGAAATCGCCCAAAAGATACAGTCCCAGGGTGTTGCTCTCACAGAAGGCGATTTTGACAACGAAGAATCCTTGAAAAAGAGCATGACCGGCTGCACAACTCTTTTCCTCAACCTACAGCCCAACCACACAAATCTTACTGTGGAGCCCGAACAAGCCCAGCGAGTTCTTTCCGTCGCCAAAGAAAGCGGCGTCGAACATGTCATTTACAGCAGCGTCCTGGGCGCGACCAACATCGAGCGTATTCCACACTGCGACCCCAACGGGCTCGTGGGCAAGATTCTCTTGTCTAAAGAAGCCATCGAAAAGCAAGTTCGGCAGGCAGGGTTCAAACAGTGGACCATTGCACGCCCGGGCAATTTCATGTCCAATTACCTCAACCCCCTCGTCCGAATGTACCAAGGGCTGGTCGAAACCGGAACCTTCACCACGGCTTTGTCCCGCGAGACAGTCATCCACATGGTGGATCCCAACGATATCGGGAAACTTGCAGCGGCGGCTGCTAAGGATCCTGTCAAATTTGACCgcaaggagattgagatcatgtcggagatgatgcgagtggaggaggtgatgcgTGACCTATCTGCAGCAACTGGGAAAGATTTGAAGGCAAACTtcttgtcggagaaggaaCTCAAGGAGCAGATCCCACGAAACCCCCTGCTCGGAGCCCAGATGGCCATGCGTGATATGCCGCAGCTCGTTAGGCCCGAGCAAGTGAAGTGCTGGGAAATTGAGTTGGGAACGTTTGCTCAGTTTctggagagggagaaggtgcgGGTTGAGGAAACCTACCTGTAA
- a CDS encoding uncharacterized protein (ID:PFLUO_004398-T1.cds;~source:funannotate) → MGQEDAVYLAKLAEQAERYEEMVENMKVVASADVELTVEERNLLSVAYKNVIGARRASWRIVTSIEQKEESKGNESQVTLIKEYRQKIEAELAKICDDILEVLDDHLIKSAQSGESKVFYHKMKGDYHRYLAEFAIGDRRKGAADASLEAYKAATEIAQTDLAPTHPIRLGLALNFSVFYYEILNSPDQACHLAKLAFDDAIAELDTLSEESYKDSTLIMQLLRDNLTLWTSSEAEPAPESAGASTEKKEEAPAAEGEKPAE, encoded by the exons ATGGGTCAAGAAGATGCTGTTTACCTcgccaagctggccgagcaggccgagcgCTACGAAG AGATGGTCGAGAACATGAAGGTTGTTGCCTCCGCGGACGTCGAGCTCACCGTTGAGGAGCGGAATCTCCTGTCCGTCGCCTACAAGAACGTCATCGGTGCCCGCCGTGCGTCGTGGAGAATCGTCACCTCGATtgagcagaaggaggagtcCAAAGGCAACGAGTCCCAGGTCACTCTGATCAAGGAGTACCGtcaaaagatcgaggccgagctggccaagatcTGCGACGACATCCTCGAGGTTCTGGACGACCACCTGATCAAGTCGGCCCAGAGCGGCGAGTCCAAGGTCTTCTACCACAAGATGAAGGGTGACTACCACCGCTACCTGGCCGAGTTCGCCATTGGCGACCGCCGCAAGGGCGCTGCCGATGCCTCCCTGGAGGCCTACAAGGCTGCCACCGAGATCGCCCAGACCGATCTTGCCCCGACTCACCCCATTCGCCTTGGTCTGGCCCTGAACTTCTCGGTGTTCTACTACGAAATCCTCAACTCGCCCGACCAGGCCTGCCATCTGGCCAAGCTTGCGTTTGACGACGCTATTGCTG AGCTCGACACcctgagcgaggagagctaCAAGGACTCGACCCTCATCATGCAGCTCCTTCGGGACAACCTG ACCCTCTGGACCTCGTCCGAGGCCGAGCCCGCCCCCGAGAGCGCCGGCGCTTccaccgagaagaaggaggaggcccCGGCCGCGGAGGGTGAGAAGCCCGCCGAGTAA
- a CDS encoding uncharacterized protein (ID:PFLUO_004394-T1.cds;~source:funannotate): protein MAFSFGTPSSGAPSGNMFGTAGNAFGSNQNNSNAGSTGGSLFGNVGASSTSGTTSPSLFGTSSAGGGQMFGNANTAPTTTGGSAAGNTGFSFGSQGQSGTQSGSMFGGSQTPNQTTGSTTPGQTATSGSLFGGAGKSGQSLFGNTAATPGPAAGSLFGNTSTTPAGPPPGNKPPNMFGAASNSTPSTAAPSSTTPTTAQPGQSGGMFGSGATANTSKPLFGAAQPSAQSGGLFGTAGQAKPAESTTPTSTAEGASKPLFGQAPSPATGGAPASQPQSLFKMPSAGGDSATKPTFPSLGGTPAATTTTTTQPSAGTPTSTATPQKSLFPSIGGAASTAAPSSSSTPAAAPSGGLFSGLGGAKSTPATTPGTAASAPATTSAAPAAATPSMFGQPPASATSTQPATAASTAATTAATPAMPTATAGPAGASSNLGASTAGPAPPAQSRLKNKTMDEIVTRWATDLTKYQKDFREQAEKVAEWDRMLVENGTKVQKLYGSTVDAERATQEVERQLASVEGQQEELSSWLDRYERDVDEMVSKQVGPGESLQGPDQERERTYKLAEKLSERLDEMGKDLTSMIEEVNGASATLSKTNRADEPISQIVRILNSHLSQLQVIDQGTSELQSKVAVAQKAGQSISSRLGYGYGGSPGMGNGNAADDFYRSYMGRR, encoded by the exons atggcgtTCTCCTTCGGCACACCGTCCAGCGGAGCCCCCAGCGGTAACATGTTCGGCACGGCAGGCAATGCTTTCGGGTCAAATCAGAACAACTCGAACGCTGGCTCCACTGGCGGTAGTCTGTTTGGAAATGTAGGAGCTTCATCTACCAGCGGCACGACATCACCTTCGCTATTTGGAACCAGCTCTGCGGGTGGCGGCCAGATGTTTGGCAACGCTAATACTGCTCCTACTACCACTGGTGGAAGCGCGGCCGGAAACACTGGCTTTAGCTTCGGCAGCCAGGGCCAAAGTGGCACTCAGTCTGGCTCTATGTTTGGTGGCTCGCAGACTCCCAACCAGACAACCGGATCAACTACGCCTGGTCAGACTGCCACCAGCGGCTCACTATTTGGGGGCGCTGGGAAATCGGGACAGAGTTTGTTCGGCAACACGGCAGCCACGCCGGGTCCGGCAGCAGGTTCTTTGTTCGGCAACACCTCGACCACCCCAGCTGGCCCTCCCCCAGGGAATAAGCCGCCGAACATGTTTGGTGCCGCCTCCAATTCGACTCCTTCCACCGCTGCGCCGTCTTCTACAACCCCGACCACTGCGCAGCCGGGGCAATCTGGTGGAATGTTCGGATCAGGCGCCACGGCCAACACATCGAAGCCATTGTTTGGAGCAGCTCAACCATCTGCGCAGAGCGGAGGGTTGTTTGGCACAGCAGGTCAAGCTAAGCCGGCAGAGTCGACCACTCCAACGTCCACTGCAGAGGGCGCTTCGAAGCCGCTCTTTGGCCAGGCCCCAAGTCCCGCCACTGGCGGTGCGCCAGCTTCGCAGCCTCAGTCGCTCTTCAAGATGCCTTCTGCTGGCGGTGATTCCGCAACCAAGCCTACCTTCCCTTCCCTTGGCGGCACTCCTGCTgctaccaccaccactaccacccAGCCGTCTGCAGGAACTCCTACATCGACCGCTACTCCTCAGAAGTCTCTATTCCCGTCTATTGGTGGCGCCGCGTCGACAGCTGcaccgtcatcttcatccacacCAGCAGCCGCACCTTCTGGTGGACTTTTCTCAGGTCTGGGTGGTGCCAAGTCAACCCCTGCAACTACCCCGGGGACCGCGGCCTCTGCTCCTGCTACCACATCTGCCGCACCAGCTGCCGCTACACCCAGCATGTTCGGACAACCCCCCGCTTCTGCGACGTCTACACAGCCTGCGACCGCTGCCAGCACTGCTGCGACAACGGCAGCTACCCCTGCCATGCCTACTGCCACCGCTGGACCCGCTGGTGCAAGCTCCAATCTGGGCGCATCTACGGCGGGTCCTGCTCCTCCTGCCCAGTCACGcctgaagaacaagaccaTGGACGAGATTGTCACCCGCTGGGCGACTGACCTGACAAAGTACCAGAAAGACTTCCGGGAGCAGGCGGAGAAGGTCGCTGAATGGGATCGCATGCTTGTGGAGAATGGCACCAAGGTACAGAAGCTGTATGGCAGCACCGTGGATGCGGAGCGAGCTACACAGGAAGTCGAGCGTCAGTTAGCATCGGTGGAGGGTCAGCAAGAGGAGCTGAGCTCGTGGCTGGACCGGTACGAGCGAGATGTCGACGAGATGGTGTCCAAGCAGGTCGGACCTGGCGAGTCTCTCCAGGGACCGGATCAGGAGCGTGAGAGAAC CTATAAATTGGCCGAGAAGTTGTCAGAGCGCCTGGATGAGATGGGCAAGGATCTCACCAGCATGATCGAGGAGGTGAATGGCGCCTCGGCCACGCTGAGCAAAACCAACCGGGCAGATGAACCG ATCTCACAGATTGTCCGCATCCTCAACTCGCACCTGTCCCAGCTTCAGGTCATTGACCAGGGCACCTCAGAGCTGCAATCCAAGGTCGCCGTCGCCCAGAAAGCAGGGCAGTCAATCTCGTCCCGGCTTGGGTACGGGTATGGTGGTAGCCCCGGGATGGGTAACGGCAACGCTGCCGATGATTTCTACCGCTCGTACATGGGCCGCCGGTAG
- a CDS encoding uncharacterized protein (ID:PFLUO_004397-T1.cds;~source:funannotate), producing the protein MFRQAIARPLVTANRAVARRSFSVAVPRMGEGDTGAPRSGGVASGDQFTKREAAQEAVYIREKEVEKLRNLKKTIADQRKHLDELEGHIDKLSKEQDKS; encoded by the exons ATGTTCCGTCAAGCTATTGCCCGACCCCTGGTCACTGCCAACCGCGCAGTGGCTCGCCGCTCCTTCTCCGTTGCCGTCCCCCGGATGGGCGAGGGCGACACCGGTGCTCCCCGGTCTGGCGGCGTAGCTTCTGG TGACCAGTTCACCAAGCGTGAGGCTGCCCAGGAGGCTGTGTACATTCGTGAGAAGGAAGTAGAGAA GCTGCGAAACCTCAAGAAAACCATCGCGGACCAGCGCAAACACCTCGACGAGTTGGAGGGCCACAT TGACAAACTCAGCAAGGAGCAGGACAAGTCCTAG
- a CDS encoding uncharacterized protein (ID:PFLUO_004395-T1.cds;~source:funannotate) → MSNQQSQSTISNEEAHKRLFEEGLKIRYEVAGKAYVDKSLANASSFSQPIQDLVTEVGWGMIWSRPGLERKQRSLLNIGMLCALNRGPELAVHVRGAISNGATELEIRETLLQVAVYVGMPAGLEGFRIAEKVLRDMEEEQKQK, encoded by the coding sequence ATGTCCAACCAGCAATCACAATCCACTATCTCCAACGAAGAGGCCCACAAACGCCTCTTCGAGGAAGGTCTCAAGATCCGATACGAGGTAGCCGGCAAAGCCTACGTCGACAAGTCCCTCGCAAACGCCTCATCATTCTCCCAGCCAATACAAGATCTCGTCACCGAAGTCGGTTGGGGCATGATCTGGTCCCGCCCTGGCCTCGAGCGTAAGCAGCGATCACTGCTCAACATCGGCATGTTGTGCGCCTTGAATCGGGGACCCGAGCTTGCTGTTCATGTTCGCGGGGCTATCAGTAATGGTGCTACTGAGCTGGAGATTCGAGAGACTTTGCTCCAAGTTGCTGTTTATGTTGGCATGCCGGCGGGTTTGGAGGGCTTTCGGATAGCGGAGAAAGTCTTGCGCGatatggaggaggagcagaaacagaaatAG
- a CDS encoding uncharacterized protein (ID:PFLUO_004400-T1.cds;~source:funannotate), producing MAVRPTVALLGAIALASSAQATAIPSAKISLSVPGTVEIDGLSNIYVDYHSPVDGHFAIHYGSCDMSSSHPSLAFHEVGSTYIGNHHLARRHLDWEDQRPSRFVWVTPKDITVDGCLHAYSDDQWIGSSSPINVATKKAKRAHDISIDLADISDVEGPWFDGVAYLKAKEPSQRFVGKAKAKEIGILGGESILLTVHQLLLDSVGIKNWKIIESTGRVGGRIHTSYLNNTRPDQYQYQEMGPMRFPVNITYAGTDEVIEIQDHKMVFQLADYVNKLNHHDPDLEVNFIQWIESAANDPVDTTKRRPDGTVPGNAEVQANKSLESTPEASAPAATPYAAKVEDWLALNKTNITEMATNVFKAHKKAVDAGYLGWSESNYLRYYLKANVNITDQVDSLADSYDSWLYDDVYFSATQWKTIDKGLSSLPLAITPLVKDRTLFYSVVNRMDWDEDKEKMTVYYRPRNDSWAESKTMEFDYVVNAVPFTRVRLWQIPQYSISLNNAIQRYGYESACKVALLYKTRFWEHMEYPIIGGCGSVNITGIGSICYPSYNINGTGPGVLLGSYEEGAAALATTAFSESDHVAFVQRAMIDVHGEIAKEQYTGIYDRVCWATMPDQGASWAAPDAGQQELYIPAFFQTEMNTVFVGEHTSYTHAWIFSALESATRGTTQLLLDMGLVDEAKQVTEQWMARWISV from the exons ATGGCCGTCCGTCCCACGGTGGCCCTCTTGGGAGCCATTGCTCTGGCTTCATCTGCCCAAGCTACTGCCATTCCCAGCGCAAagatctctctttctgtcccCGGTACTGTTGAGATAGATGGACTGAGCAATATTTACGTGGACTACCATTCCCCCGTGGATGGCCATTTCGCCATTCATTATGGAAGCTGCGATATGTCTtcatctcatccttctcTGGCTTTCCACGAGGTCGGCTCAACCTACATTGGAAACCACCATCTGGCACGCCGACACCTGGACTGGGAGGATCAACGGCCCAGTCGGTTTGTTTGGGTCACCCCCAAGGATATTACGGTAGACGGCTGTCTCCATGCGTACTCGGACGATCAATGGATCGGCTCGTCTTCGCCAATTAACGTGGCCACAAAGAAGGCCAAGCGTGCGCACGACATCTCTATTGATCTGGCAGACATTTCGGATGTCGAGGGGCCCTGGTTCGATGGTGTCGCTTACCTGAAAGCGAAGGAGCCCAGCCAGCGATTCGTTGGGAAGGCCAAAGCGAAGGAGATTGGTATCTTGGGAGGTG AAAGCATCCTACTGACTGTTCATCAGCTACTTCTTGACTCTGTCGGAATTAAGAACTGGAAGATCATCGAATCGACCGGCCGCGTCGGGGGACGAATCCACACTAGCTATCTTAATAACACGCGCCCTGACCAGTACCAGTATCAGGAAATGGGACCGATGCGATTTCCCGTCAATATCACTTACGCGGGTACGGATGAGGTGATCGAAATCCAAGACCACAAGATGGTATTCCAGTTGGCGGATTATGTGAACAAACTTAACCACCATGACCCGGATCTGGAAGTCAACTTCATCCAATGGATCGAAAGCGCTGCCAATGACCCGGTCGATACAACTAAACGCCGACCAGATGGAACCGTTCCGGGAAACGCCGAAGTGCAAGCCAACAAGAGCCTCGAGTCCACCCCAGAGGCGTCGGCCCCGGCTGCTACACCTTATGCCGCCAAAGTCGAAGATTGGTTGGCTCTGAACAAGACGAATATCACTGAGATGGCTACTAACGTGTTCAAGGCACATAAGAAGGCCGTGGATGCAGGTTACTTGGGCTGGTCGGAGTCCAACTACCTCAGATATTACCTTAAGGCCAAcgtcaacatcaccgatcAAGTGGACTCCTTGGCCGATAGCTATGACAGCTGGCTCTACGATGATGTCTACTTCTCTGCCACGCAGTGGAAGACGATCGATAAGGGTTTGAGTAGCTTGCCGCTGGCCATCACGCCTCTGGTCAAGGACCGAACTCTCTTCTACAGCGTGGTCAACCGCATGGATTGGGatgaggacaaggagaagatgacggTGTACTACCGTCCCCGCAACGATTCCTGGGCTGAGAGTAAGACCATGGAATTCGACTACGTCGTTAACGCCGTTCCATTCACTCGAGTGAGGCTCTGGCAGATCCCTCAGTACTCCATAAGTCTCAACAATGCGATCCAACGCTATGGATATGAGTCTGCGTGTAAGGTGGCCCTGCTGTACAAGACACGTTTCTGGGAACACATGGAGTATCCCATTATCGGCGGCTGTGGCTCCGTCAACATCACCGGCATCGGCAGCATCTGCTACCCTTCATACAACATCAATGGCACCGGCCCCGGTGTCCTCCTGGGCTCATATGAAGAGGGCGCTGCGGCCCTAGCTACCACGGCCTTCAGTGAAAGCGACCACGTTGCTTTCGTCCAGCGTGCAATGATCGATGTCCACGGTGAGATCGCCAAAGAGCAATACACTGGCATCTATGACCGTGTCTGCTGGGCCACCATGCCTGACCAAGGTGCTTCCTGGGCCGCCCCTGATGCTGGCCAGCAGGAACTGTATATTCCTGCTTTCTTCCAGACCGAGATGAATACTGTCTTTGTTGGAGAGCACACCAGCTACACCCACGCGTGGATCTTCAGTGCCCTAGAGAGCGCGACCCGCGGCACGACCCAGCTGTTGCTGGACATGGGATTGGTCGATGAAGCTAAGCAAGTCACCGAACAGTGGATGGCGCGGTGGATCAGCGTCTAA
- a CDS encoding uncharacterized protein (ID:PFLUO_004396-T1.cds;~source:funannotate), with product MFPGNRGLGVMGYPMVLNLVKKVNLIDKLHVYDISNQDLAKLEAEAPEKVDVCASALEDIILTMVPEGSHVRAVYLNKEHGILAADSIDGKLLIDCSTIDTSTSLAVADAVSGKSKSAAMYDAPVSGGSLGAAAGTLTFMVGCTESDPNFPTIKKLLGTMGKSIFPCGGFSLGLTAKLCNNYCSGLVAIATAEAMDIGIKSGMDPRVLASIFSTSTAQSTINDKWNPVPGICPDAPSSKDYQGGFKVQLMKKDFQLAVDTASRVGSNVRLASSGLEVYQGASEDENCRDRDSRVVFRYLGGDEDWLNRFSPSKP from the exons ATGTTCCCTGGCAACCGAG GGTTGGGGGTCATGGGATATCCTATGGTCCTCAACctggtgaagaaggtgaaTCTGATCGATAAGCTTCATGTCTACGATATTTCGAATCAAGATTTGGCCAAATTGGAAGCAGAAGCCCCGGAAAAAGTGGACGTGTGCGCCAGCGCGCTTGAA GATATCATACTCACGATGGTTCCCGAAGGGTCCCATGTTCGGGCAGTGTATCTTAACAAAGAACATGGCATCCTGGCCGCGGATAGCATTGATGGCAAATTGCTGATCGATTGCTCCACCATCGACACTTCCACATCGCTTGCTGTTGCAGATGCCGTCAGTGGAAAATCCAAAAGCGCTGCTATGTACGACGCCCCCGTTTCCGGAGGGTCACTTGGTGCCGCAGCCGGGACTTTGACCTTCATGGTAGGATGCACAGAGAGTGACCCCAACTTCCCCACTATCAAGAAATTGCTCGGGACAATGGGCAAGTCCATCTTTCCTTGTGGGGGGTTCTCTCTCGGTCTCACAGCCAAGCTATGCAACAACTACTGCTCGGGCTTAGTTGCGATTGCCACCGCCGAGGCCATGGACATTGGAATCAAATCCGGTATGGATCCGAGAGTcctggcctcgatcttctccaccagcacTGCTCAGAGCACCATCAATGATAAATGGAATCCTGTGCCGGGTATTTGTCCCGATGCGCCATCGAGCAAGGATTATCAGGGAGGATTCAAAGTGCAGCTCATGAAGAAGGATTTCCAGCTGGCTGTGGATACGGCTTCAAGGGTTGGGTCGAATGTGCGTTTAGCATCCTCTGGCCTGGAAGTTTATCAGGGGGCCAGTGAGGATGAGAACTGTCGTGATAGGGACTCTCGTGTGGTTTTCCGTTACCTCGGGGGAGACGAAGATTGGCTGAATAGATTTAGTCCGAGCAAGCCTTGA